One stretch of Candidatus Methylacidiphilales bacterium DNA includes these proteins:
- a CDS encoding response regulator, with the protein MPPDKAEVKLRAVKRCLKDKSILVVDDDPAWTGAMVKLLESLGASVNSAANGTDCIRLLRSVHFDLVLLDILMPGIDGWDVFAMMKNILQNREIPVLILTGLTKEGVSEKLARLPVPENQVLQKNSPPETILQAICKILSPPE; encoded by the coding sequence ATGCCACCTGATAAAGCTGAAGTCAAACTCAGAGCGGTCAAACGCTGCCTGAAGGACAAGTCCATTCTCGTTGTGGATGATGACCCCGCATGGACCGGCGCCATGGTCAAATTGCTGGAAAGCCTCGGCGCAAGCGTCAACTCCGCCGCCAACGGAACCGATTGCATCCGGCTTTTACGCTCGGTTCATTTTGATCTCGTCCTACTCGACATTCTGATGCCCGGAATCGACGGCTGGGACGTGTTTGCCATGATGAAAAACATTCTTCAAAACCGTGAAATACCCGTTCTCATTCTCACCGGATTGACGAAAGAAGGCGTCTCGGAAAAATTGGCGCGCCTGCCCGTTCCGGAAAACCAGGTGCTCCAGAAAAATTCGCCGCCTGAGACGATCCTGCAGGCCATCTGTAAAATTCTAAGCCCGCCGGAATGA
- a CDS encoding YbhB/YbcL family Raf kinase inhibitor-like protein: MRKRFPWALGSCRLVLPLFFILISNTFADTGMSLHSPAFGNGDPIPTRHGYRHENISPELAIENVPAAAKSLVLICTDPDAPSGVWTHWLLWNIPPDTQKIPDGKTPPGAVAGKNDFGNTRYDGPSPPSGTHRYYFQLFALDVVLELKSGEGRAALETAVKGHVISSATLMGTCKAGN; the protein is encoded by the coding sequence ATGAGAAAACGCTTCCCATGGGCGTTGGGAAGTTGCAGGCTTGTTTTGCCCCTGTTTTTCATTTTGATTTCCAATACTTTCGCAGACACCGGAATGTCCCTGCATTCACCCGCCTTTGGCAACGGCGATCCGATCCCCACAAGGCACGGCTATCGCCATGAAAATATCAGCCCGGAACTAGCCATTGAAAATGTGCCGGCAGCCGCTAAATCCCTCGTCTTGATCTGCACCGACCCGGACGCGCCCTCGGGAGTCTGGACCCACTGGCTGCTTTGGAACATTCCGCCGGACACGCAAAAAATCCCCGATGGGAAAACACCGCCGGGTGCGGTGGCCGGCAAAAACGACTTCGGCAACACGCGCTACGACGGGCCGTCTCCCCCTTCCGGAACCCACCGCTACTATTTTCAACTGTTTGCGCTGGACGTTGTATTAGAACTAAAATCCGGAGAGGGGCGCGCGGCCCTCGAAACCGCCGTAAAAGGCCATGTGATTTCAAGCGCAACGCTCATGGGTACCTGCAAGGCCGGGAATTGA
- a CDS encoding response regulator, whose amino-acid sequence MSTITQTERPVSRVDLKSYDFTGYRILVIDDNDGVLFSLQKCLHELGAWVTTAASGRDGLELLDLEPFHLIILDIMMPKPDGWDIFVKLRRSDRHKTLPVVFLTGLISVPQSNFLNKGYSEYCRIVTKGEPMQRLVGVIHDLLGSCAQSPASSH is encoded by the coding sequence ATGTCCACAATCACTCAAACCGAACGGCCTGTTTCCAGAGTGGATCTGAAATCCTATGATTTTACGGGATATCGAATCCTGGTGATCGATGACAATGACGGGGTGCTTTTTTCCCTGCAAAAATGCCTCCACGAACTCGGAGCCTGGGTGACCACGGCGGCTTCAGGCCGGGATGGCCTTGAATTATTGGACCTGGAACCCTTTCACCTCATCATTCTGGATATTATGATGCCCAAACCGGATGGCTGGGATATTTTCGTGAAATTGCGCCGCTCCGATCGCCACAAAACCCTGCCGGTTGTTTTCCTGACCGGGTTGATTTCCGTTCCGCAGTCAAATTTTCTGAACAAGGGATATTCCGAATATTGCCGCATCGTGACCAAGGGAGAGCCGATGCAACGGCTGGTCGGCGTCATTCATGATCTGCTGGGCTCTTGCGCCCAATCGCCAGCCTCTTCGCATTAA
- a CDS encoding tetratricopeptide repeat protein, translating into MAGLLLQPALLAAGFGASSPVPTGHDVLQQGLFAFDSGDNARAEAVLNGFLADYGKSVEAAQVLEQVIQLLAYSQIRQGKFEAAQGNIEKYLNDYPSGSETESFVFWRGVALLKTGKPKEAEAALRAYLQKYPASKRSDPARFSLGQALLAQNKYKETADYFTELEKRAKPDMASQARLLVVHARIKSGQYDAALDSLQTLFSDNDNTPKISARHLLALDLGSRLLNDGQYRKALLALQKVWPKDRLVTRQTSRLAALESTQKKLSSSPVSDPTEQIQIQDSILQIRAELDQLKNMPDYDAALQFRIAQAFLHLNRYREANLVLRQMVGKLSENEGKGEWLMQADYTRVVALAHMQRWREAIQVADEFAGRFSKSPLLPEVLYLKAESCRQSKDYNQSVEIFQKVAAQYPGFAQADRCLFMAAYGLLLQERNTEAAALFQEFREKFPKSGWIERSWYWEAMAWHFNKDYAKSREAHRVYLEKYFHGIYAADSSFRRAQALFYQKDFNGACKELEAFLKRYPGSEPADEAVNLLGDCWLALGETERGLEAYSKNSGRDRKLADYAVFRVGQVYKATEQYDRMRAHFETFVREHPESPRIAEALGKIAWVYRRQEQPEKALELYWDAVSRYGNDPEASAVEDMLRALAKYYHSPEEKERLMGKLSTLGAESAAKNQRALAARMLWMQAQLEQGTAPEAAAEHLLRIPGLAEPRELSSILLADVGDVLLKAGKSSEAAGFYMTILSWYPNSALRDRSYAGLGLVAKSQGKTKQALEYFERFDRENAQPASRLRVLQARAEIFLERGDTERALGQLEQVLKIPSARGLPAVEALYKIGEIYLGRGDAKRAIPYFQRIYVMYGRWGDYVARAYWQSGQAFERLEMRQEAANTYRELIGNEQLKGTAEYAQARERLNAL; encoded by the coding sequence ATGGCCGGGTTATTGTTGCAGCCTGCTTTGCTGGCAGCCGGTTTTGGGGCGAGTTCCCCTGTGCCGACAGGCCATGATGTCCTGCAGCAGGGACTTTTTGCTTTTGACAGCGGCGATAATGCCAGGGCCGAGGCTGTTTTAAACGGCTTCCTGGCCGACTACGGCAAGAGCGTGGAGGCGGCGCAGGTCCTGGAGCAAGTCATCCAGTTGCTGGCTTATTCGCAAATCCGACAGGGCAAGTTTGAGGCTGCTCAGGGAAATATCGAAAAATATCTGAACGATTACCCCAGCGGCAGCGAAACCGAGTCGTTTGTCTTTTGGCGCGGAGTTGCCCTGCTGAAAACCGGGAAGCCGAAGGAAGCGGAAGCAGCCTTGCGCGCTTATCTGCAAAAATATCCCGCGAGCAAACGCAGCGATCCAGCCCGGTTCAGCCTCGGCCAGGCCTTGCTGGCGCAAAACAAATACAAGGAAACAGCGGATTATTTTACCGAGCTGGAAAAGCGGGCAAAACCCGACATGGCCTCTCAGGCGCGCCTGCTCGTGGTGCATGCCAGGATCAAGTCGGGACAATACGACGCGGCGCTCGATTCGCTGCAAACGCTGTTTTCAGATAATGACAACACGCCCAAAATCTCAGCCCGCCATTTGTTGGCGTTGGATCTGGGTTCGCGATTGCTGAACGACGGACAATATCGCAAAGCCCTGCTGGCCTTGCAAAAGGTCTGGCCGAAGGATCGTCTTGTCACACGGCAAACATCAAGGCTGGCGGCTCTCGAATCCACACAGAAAAAACTTTCGTCGAGCCCTGTTTCAGACCCAACAGAGCAGATACAGATTCAGGATTCGATCCTTCAAATTCGCGCGGAACTCGATCAGTTGAAAAACATGCCGGATTACGACGCGGCTTTGCAGTTTCGCATCGCGCAGGCGTTTTTGCATTTGAACCGGTACCGGGAGGCAAACCTCGTGTTGCGACAGATGGTCGGGAAACTGTCTGAGAACGAAGGCAAGGGCGAATGGCTGATGCAGGCCGATTACACCCGTGTGGTCGCTCTGGCGCACATGCAGCGCTGGCGGGAGGCCATCCAAGTTGCAGATGAGTTTGCGGGGCGTTTTTCAAAAAGCCCGCTTTTGCCGGAGGTTTTGTATCTCAAGGCCGAATCCTGTCGCCAGAGCAAGGATTACAATCAATCGGTGGAAATCTTTCAAAAGGTGGCGGCTCAATATCCGGGTTTTGCGCAAGCCGATCGCTGCCTGTTCATGGCCGCGTATGGCCTGCTCTTGCAGGAAAGGAACACCGAGGCGGCGGCGTTGTTTCAGGAGTTCCGTGAAAAGTTTCCCAAAAGCGGATGGATTGAAAGGAGCTGGTACTGGGAGGCGATGGCCTGGCACTTCAACAAGGACTACGCCAAAAGCCGGGAAGCTCACCGGGTCTATCTCGAAAAATATTTTCACGGAATTTATGCGGCCGACAGCAGCTTCCGCCGGGCGCAGGCCTTGTTTTATCAAAAGGATTTCAACGGCGCCTGCAAGGAGCTTGAAGCTTTCTTAAAGCGTTATCCGGGGTCCGAACCGGCGGATGAGGCTGTCAATTTGTTAGGTGATTGCTGGCTGGCTTTGGGCGAGACCGAGCGCGGGCTTGAGGCGTACAGCAAAAATTCCGGACGCGACCGCAAGCTGGCCGATTATGCGGTCTTCCGGGTGGGCCAGGTTTACAAGGCCACTGAGCAGTATGACCGGATGCGCGCACATTTTGAAACGTTTGTGCGGGAACATCCCGAGAGCCCGCGCATTGCGGAGGCTTTGGGGAAGATTGCCTGGGTTTATCGTCGCCAGGAACAACCCGAAAAGGCGCTGGAGCTGTACTGGGATGCGGTCTCGCGTTATGGCAACGATCCGGAGGCTTCTGCGGTTGAAGACATGCTGCGGGCGCTGGCGAAGTATTATCATTCGCCGGAGGAGAAGGAGCGGTTGATGGGCAAGTTGAGCACGCTGGGCGCGGAGTCTGCCGCCAAAAATCAACGCGCCCTCGCCGCAAGAATGCTCTGGATGCAGGCCCAGCTTGAGCAAGGCACGGCCCCGGAGGCTGCAGCGGAACATTTGCTCAGGATTCCCGGGTTGGCGGAACCTCGCGAACTGAGCTCCATCCTGCTGGCGGATGTGGGGGATGTCTTGCTGAAGGCGGGGAAGAGCAGCGAGGCGGCAGGGTTCTATATGACAATTTTATCCTGGTATCCGAACAGCGCGCTGCGCGACCGGAGTTATGCCGGACTCGGCCTTGTTGCAAAATCGCAAGGCAAAACAAAACAGGCCCTGGAATACTTTGAGCGATTTGATAGGGAAAATGCGCAGCCTGCGTCCAGGCTCCGGGTGTTGCAGGCGCGCGCGGAGATCTTTTTGGAAAGGGGCGATACGGAGCGCGCACTCGGCCAATTGGAACAGGTGCTGAAGATTCCGTCGGCGCGCGGACTTCCGGCAGTCGAGGCGTTGTACAAGATTGGGGAGATTTATCTGGGCCGCGGCGACGCAAAAAGGGCCATTCCGTATTTCCAGCGCATCTATGTCATGTATGGGCGCTGGGGCGATTACGTGGCGCGGGCGTATTGGCAAAGCGGCCAGGCCTTTGAAAGGCTGGAGATGAGACAGGAAGCGGCGAATACCTATCGCGAATTGATTGGCAACGAGCAATTGAAGGGAACGGCGGAATACGCACAGGCGAGGGAAAGGTTGAATGCTTTATGA
- a CDS encoding acyl-CoA thioesterase — protein sequence MKQNRWLNSLFWGNSIALSWLWGLGLFFSVQITFLFGLTGLLCFAIPNALGLFLFGVYTGKIAGRDSGDDSLGRFFKKWARPFRLSFYLYQLLAITLTVFAAVHYFFEPLVLPSRESGIVVYLLFVALTVLIVLAASCLFGEEFDIASIKFGHLAQFAILAVAVAVVLAIIQPFHFGTRPLLEAKPFADFKFWGYLIPIFVGFLVGPWLDLQQWQRAIQIHKERTSLAGSYFFGSVEFFLLLLFHGVMALYVMGNFPGSFQTVEVVGLQYAHQMIVQFMHGQETVIGLWAPYGYYVFIAVCLITTLDSGYVALKWFLSENVKASQSPIFSFIPQGLISSPIPSFIFAGVFTIFACVIRLELEYFMVFYASFFIGYSGLGIARCFVPNSQNPLPQIRMFAMGSLAVVIFAYGYLFGVPGLMILASILPILYVLWLVFNTDLLRVVTEKAEEVIDAASELPGLKAISKVTHFVSGSEPREVSTGSHFEGKWFVHSFISTYSDTNSVGNVYFGMYAMWVGKTRELFFNYVLPAFDLKTTPYYILTRSFEHKFARESREFERISVKIRISEYNRKIVTMEHQIHDSAGNLLGKGKQQLIFVASKDYHLLNIPDEVMTAFLPYV from the coding sequence ATGAAACAAAATCGCTGGCTTAACTCGCTCTTTTGGGGAAATTCCATTGCCTTGTCCTGGCTCTGGGGGCTGGGGCTCTTTTTTTCCGTCCAGATCACATTCCTGTTCGGACTCACAGGCCTGCTGTGTTTTGCGATCCCCAACGCCCTGGGTTTGTTCCTTTTCGGCGTTTACACCGGAAAAATTGCCGGGCGCGATTCGGGCGACGATTCCCTGGGCCGCTTCTTTAAAAAATGGGCCCGGCCATTCCGCCTGAGTTTCTATCTATACCAGTTACTGGCGATAACTCTGACCGTGTTCGCCGCGGTGCATTACTTCTTTGAGCCGCTGGTGCTGCCCTCCCGCGAGTCCGGCATCGTGGTTTATCTGCTGTTTGTGGCCCTCACGGTTTTGATCGTGCTCGCCGCCTCCTGCCTCTTTGGCGAGGAGTTTGACATCGCCTCGATCAAGTTCGGCCATCTGGCGCAATTCGCGATTCTGGCCGTGGCCGTCGCGGTTGTTTTGGCAATCATCCAGCCTTTCCATTTCGGCACCCGGCCGCTGCTGGAAGCCAAGCCTTTTGCCGACTTCAAATTCTGGGGCTATCTGATCCCGATTTTCGTCGGCTTTCTGGTCGGTCCCTGGTTGGATCTGCAGCAATGGCAGCGCGCCATCCAGATCCACAAGGAGAGGACGAGCCTGGCGGGCAGCTACTTTTTCGGCAGCGTTGAATTTTTCCTGCTATTGTTGTTTCACGGGGTGATGGCGCTCTATGTCATGGGAAATTTCCCCGGATCCTTTCAAACCGTCGAGGTGGTCGGCCTGCAATATGCTCATCAAATGATCGTGCAATTCATGCACGGGCAGGAGACGGTGATCGGGCTCTGGGCCCCGTATGGTTATTATGTGTTCATCGCGGTGTGCTTGATCACAACCCTCGACAGCGGCTATGTGGCGCTCAAATGGTTTCTGTCCGAAAACGTCAAGGCCAGCCAAAGCCCCATTTTTTCCTTCATCCCGCAGGGCCTTATTTCATCGCCCATTCCGAGTTTTATTTTCGCCGGGGTTTTTACCATTTTCGCCTGTGTCATCCGGTTGGAGCTTGAATATTTCATGGTATTTTACGCGTCGTTTTTCATTGGCTATAGCGGGCTTGGCATTGCGCGTTGCTTTGTGCCCAATTCCCAAAATCCCCTGCCGCAGATCCGGATGTTTGCGATGGGTAGCCTGGCGGTGGTGATTTTCGCCTATGGCTATTTGTTCGGGGTGCCGGGCTTGATGATCCTGGCGTCGATCCTGCCGATCCTCTACGTCCTCTGGCTTGTGTTTAACACCGACCTGTTGCGCGTGGTCACGGAAAAGGCGGAAGAGGTGATTGACGCGGCGTCGGAGCTTCCGGGCTTGAAGGCCATTTCCAAGGTGACCCATTTTGTTTCCGGCAGCGAGCCAAGGGAAGTGAGCACGGGCAGCCATTTCGAGGGAAAATGGTTTGTGCATTCCTTCATTTCGACCTATTCCGACACCAACTCGGTCGGCAACGTGTATTTCGGGATGTACGCCATGTGGGTCGGCAAGACGCGCGAACTGTTTTTTAATTACGTGCTGCCGGCGTTTGACCTGAAGACCACGCCTTATTATATCCTGACGCGCTCCTTCGAGCACAAGTTTGCCAGGGAAAGCCGCGAGTTTGAGCGGATCAGCGTCAAGATCCGCATCTCGGAATACAACCGCAAGATCGTCACCATGGAACATCAGATCCACGATTCCGCCGGGAATTTGTTGGGGAAGGGAAAGCAGCAGTTGATCTTTGTCGCCAGCAAGGACTATCACCTCTTGAACATCCCGGATGAAGTCATGACCGCGTTTCTGCCCTATGTCTGA
- a CDS encoding type II secretion system F family protein, translating to MPIFQYRAVAHDGSKTEGEIEAPGRSEAFRKLEQQNLQPVALNQKQAGPPAGVGEFRQKTRQDISNGLLLTRSRIILFTEELSDLLEAGLQLEPALRAMEHRQELGGLKEVVIALREKVVQGASFSSALRNTSSSFGELYCNLVAAGEISGAMPKLLRKQAQYLQAIDELQNKVLQSLIYPSFIFGAGGILMIVFMSYLVPQLTRLLKETGKSMPLPTRVLIAFSDFISHYGLLVLAVAAAATAGFWFYIQQEQGRRWWDETKLKMPLLGSVIAMRYYAQFSQTLANLVGNGIPLLNSLKLMYSATENVHFQALLAGVIDVVAEGGSFSRALKKVGHFPPLFIDMVGVGEQTGDMGTALEKASIRYDRELSRSIQRLTALIQPIIIIVMALMVGLVAYSMISGIFQTISGLKMR from the coding sequence ATGCCGATTTTTCAATACCGCGCGGTAGCCCATGACGGAAGCAAAACAGAGGGCGAGATCGAGGCTCCGGGGCGCAGCGAGGCGTTCCGAAAGCTGGAACAGCAAAACCTGCAACCGGTCGCCTTGAACCAGAAGCAGGCCGGGCCTCCCGCCGGCGTCGGAGAGTTTCGCCAGAAAACCCGCCAGGATATATCCAATGGATTGTTATTGACGCGTTCCCGCATCATCCTGTTTACTGAGGAACTGAGCGACCTGTTGGAAGCGGGATTGCAACTGGAACCGGCACTGAGGGCGATGGAGCACAGGCAGGAACTCGGCGGATTGAAGGAAGTGGTGATTGCCCTGCGGGAAAAGGTGGTGCAGGGCGCCAGTTTTTCATCCGCATTGAGGAATACCAGTTCGAGCTTTGGCGAGTTGTATTGCAATTTGGTGGCTGCGGGCGAAATCAGCGGCGCCATGCCCAAGCTGCTCAGAAAGCAGGCCCAATACCTGCAGGCGATTGACGAGTTGCAAAACAAGGTTTTGCAGTCCTTGATCTATCCGTCTTTTATTTTTGGCGCGGGCGGCATCCTCATGATCGTGTTCATGAGCTACCTAGTCCCCCAACTGACCCGGTTGCTCAAGGAAACGGGGAAGTCCATGCCATTACCCACCCGCGTGCTGATTGCCTTTAGCGATTTTATCAGCCACTACGGCTTGTTGGTTTTAGCCGTTGCGGCTGCCGCCACGGCCGGCTTTTGGTTTTATATCCAGCAGGAGCAGGGCCGGCGCTGGTGGGATGAAACCAAGCTGAAAATGCCTCTCCTGGGCTCGGTCATCGCCATGCGCTATTACGCCCAGTTTTCCCAAACCCTGGCCAATTTGGTGGGGAACGGCATCCCTCTATTAAACTCGCTCAAGCTGATGTACTCGGCCACAGAGAATGTTCATTTTCAGGCTCTGCTGGCCGGGGTGATTGACGTGGTCGCGGAAGGTGGAAGTTTTTCAAGGGCACTGAAAAAGGTGGGGCATTTTCCCCCGTTGTTCATTGATATGGTGGGAGTGGGAGAGCAGACGGGCGACATGGGAACCGCGCTCGAAAAGGCGTCGATCCGCTACGACCGTGAGCTGAGCCGGTCGATCCAGCGGCTGACGGCCCTGATCCAGCCGATCATCATCATCGTCATGGCCTTGATGGTGGGCTTGGTGGCCTATTCCATGATCAGCGGCATATTCCAGACCATCTCGGGCTTGAAAATGCGATGA
- a CDS encoding cysteine desulfurase family protein, producing the protein MPAQRLYLDHLATTPLAAEAREAMLPFLADECGLPSSLHREGLRAKEAVEQARASFASLLGASDTESIIFTSSGTEAGNLAIKGLAQARAAQGRHLVLSEAEHPAVMESVAFLERQGWTVTRVPVDSKGFINPEQIASAIRPDTVLVAAHLSNHDSGAVQPVAKIARIARERGVAVFCDATTGGGWLSADVGQLGVDLLSLSPHRFFGPKGAGVLYRRSGLELAPLIHGGRQEHGLRAGPLNVAAIAGAGVAAILAKEHMQDRAAKCRELILQLWEGLTNEIQHIKLNGPEPGPDRDPRHLNVSFEFIEGEALMLLLDLNGVSVTAATGCVSKNMKISPVLKAMGVEIDLALGAILFSPGPDQTGDDIRSVVAKTAKAVARLRDMSPGKRGQSIF; encoded by the coding sequence GTGCCTGCGCAACGCCTCTATCTCGACCATCTCGCCACCACGCCGCTTGCAGCCGAGGCCCGGGAAGCCATGCTGCCGTTTTTGGCCGATGAATGCGGGCTTCCTTCGAGCCTGCATCGCGAAGGCTTGAGAGCGAAAGAGGCGGTTGAACAGGCCCGGGCATCGTTTGCAAGCCTGCTTGGAGCTTCCGACACTGAATCCATCATTTTCACGTCAAGCGGCACTGAGGCCGGCAATCTGGCTATCAAAGGGTTGGCCCAGGCCCGTGCGGCGCAGGGCAGGCACCTTGTGCTTTCGGAGGCGGAACATCCCGCTGTCATGGAATCGGTGGCGTTTCTGGAGCGTCAAGGATGGACGGTGACCCGTGTCCCGGTTGATTCGAAAGGCTTTATCAACCCGGAGCAAATTGCTTCCGCCATTCGGCCGGACACGGTGCTGGTGGCCGCGCATTTGAGCAATCACGATTCAGGCGCCGTGCAGCCGGTTGCGAAGATCGCGCGCATTGCCCGGGAACGCGGAGTGGCGGTTTTTTGCGATGCCACGACCGGGGGCGGCTGGTTGTCGGCGGATGTCGGCCAACTGGGCGTCGATTTGCTGAGCTTGTCGCCGCACCGATTTTTTGGCCCCAAGGGAGCGGGGGTGCTGTATCGCAGAAGCGGTCTGGAATTGGCGCCGCTGATTCACGGAGGCAGGCAGGAGCACGGCCTGCGGGCGGGGCCGTTGAATGTTGCGGCGATTGCCGGGGCGGGAGTGGCGGCGATTCTCGCGAAAGAGCATATGCAAGACCGGGCCGCGAAATGCCGGGAACTTATCCTGCAATTATGGGAGGGGCTAACGAATGAGATCCAGCACATCAAACTTAATGGGCCTGAGCCGGGTCCTGACCGGGACCCCCGGCATTTGAATGTCAGTTTCGAGTTCATTGAGGGTGAGGCCTTGATGCTGTTGCTGGATTTGAACGGAGTAAGCGTGACTGCAGCGACAGGCTGTGTTTCAAAAAACATGAAGATTTCCCCTGTTTTGAAGGCGATGGGAGTGGAGATTGATCTGGCGCTGGGCGCTATTTTATTCAGTCCCGGCCCCGATCAAACCGGAGACGACATCCGCTCTGTGGTCGCCAAAACGGCGAAGGCCGTGGCCCGGCTGCGGGACATGTCGCCGGGGAAAAGGGGTCAAAGCATATTTTAG
- a CDS encoding GspE/PulE family protein, with protein sequence MFLQQQLADLARQSGCEDGAALSDHLQKAVAMQKSLVTAVLDSDLVEEERFISGMAGLFGIPCKDEVLPAIPAALRDKFPARIALRYHLLPMGEDADGFWLSTYDPFDLVARKAAAQTVPDRPIQWVLASRRKILQSLRQGYGVGAETFDQILEGREIDDALQEIKQEINVLDPDESEASVVKFVNQIMREALEEHATDIHIEPLENDLRIRYRIDGVLHEVPVPSQIKLLQASVISRVKIMAHLDIAEKRLPQDGRINLELEGQPIDVRVACIPSVTGESISLRLLGQQQFDFALLGLDSAAEQKVRSLLSQPNGIVLLTGPTGCGKSTSLYTFLSSLNTKERRIVTIEDPVEHKLDGVIQIAVKPEIELTFAAGLRSILRGDPNVIMVGEMRDFETAEIAVRAALTGHLVFSTLHTNDAIGGITRLIDMGVEPFLVGSSVRAFIAQRLVRVLCPHCRRPASHPDSYLKEIGFPLEKKSAIYQPQGCERCRNTGYMGRTAIFEICLVSKRIEDLITQKKSAGALRAVALEEGMLPLRQYGFSKVIAGITTVEEVVRVTSADIAVLDE encoded by the coding sequence ATGTTTCTACAGCAGCAACTGGCGGATTTGGCCCGGCAGAGCGGTTGTGAGGATGGTGCGGCCCTGAGCGATCATTTGCAAAAGGCGGTTGCGATGCAAAAATCCCTGGTCACCGCAGTCCTGGACAGCGACCTGGTCGAGGAGGAACGGTTTATTTCCGGCATGGCCGGTTTGTTCGGAATCCCATGCAAGGATGAGGTGCTTCCCGCCATTCCGGCCGCGTTGCGCGATAAATTTCCGGCCCGCATTGCCTTGCGTTACCACCTCCTGCCAATGGGAGAAGATGCCGACGGATTCTGGTTGTCCACCTACGACCCGTTTGACCTCGTCGCGCGAAAAGCCGCCGCACAAACCGTTCCGGACCGCCCGATTCAGTGGGTGCTTGCCTCACGGCGCAAAATTTTACAATCGCTGCGTCAGGGATACGGCGTCGGGGCCGAGACCTTCGATCAAATCCTGGAAGGCCGGGAGATCGATGATGCGCTGCAGGAAATCAAGCAGGAGATCAATGTCCTGGATCCGGACGAGTCCGAGGCGTCGGTGGTCAAATTTGTCAACCAGATCATGAGGGAAGCTCTGGAGGAACATGCGACGGATATTCACATCGAGCCGCTGGAGAATGATCTCCGCATCCGCTACCGGATTGACGGGGTTTTGCATGAGGTACCGGTCCCCTCGCAGATCAAGCTGTTGCAGGCCTCGGTGATTTCGCGCGTCAAGATCATGGCGCATCTGGACATTGCCGAAAAAAGGCTTCCACAGGACGGTCGCATCAATTTGGAACTGGAAGGGCAGCCGATTGACGTTCGCGTGGCCTGCATCCCCTCCGTGACCGGTGAAAGCATCAGCCTGCGTTTGCTGGGCCAGCAGCAATTTGATTTCGCGCTCCTCGGGCTGGATTCCGCGGCGGAGCAAAAGGTGCGAAGCCTGCTGTCGCAGCCGAACGGCATTGTGTTGCTGACCGGGCCGACTGGGTGCGGGAAATCCACATCGCTTTACACGTTTCTATCGAGCCTCAACACCAAGGAGCGCCGGATTGTCACGATCGAGGACCCGGTGGAACACAAGCTGGACGGGGTGATCCAGATTGCCGTCAAACCGGAGATCGAGCTGACCTTTGCGGCGGGACTGAGAAGCATCCTGCGCGGCGACCCGAATGTCATCATGGTGGGGGAAATGCGCGATTTTGAGACGGCGGAGATTGCGGTGCGCGCGGCGCTGACCGGGCATTTGGTGTTCAGCACACTGCACACCAACGATGCAATCGGGGGCATCACGCGCTTGATCGACATGGGCGTGGAGCCCTTCCTGGTCGGTTCGTCGGTGCGCGCATTCATTGCGCAACGGCTGGTGCGCGTGCTTTGCCCGCATTGCCGGCGCCCGGCCAGCCATCCGGATTCATATTTGAAGGAGATCGGATTCCCATTGGAGAAAAAATCCGCCATTTACCAGCCACAGGGCTGCGAGCGTTGCCGTAATACGGGATACATGGGACGGACCGCAATTTTTGAAATCTGCCTGGTTTCCAAACGCATTGAGGATCTGATCACGCAGAAGAAGTCCGCAGGCGCTTTGCGGGCGGTTGCGCTTGAGGAGGGGATGCTGCCCCTGCGCCAATATGGATTTTCGAAGGTCATAGCCGGCATCACAACCGTGGAGGAAGTGGTGCGGGTCACCAGCGCGGATATTGCCGTGCTCGACGAATAG